The DNA window CGCGAGGTAGAGGCCCTCGACCAGGTCGCGCAGCAACGGCCGGCGCCGGGTGAGCGCCGCGCCGAGCGGATCCGACGGCGGCGCCTCGAGGATCGGGGTGGTGAGGTCCAGTTCGAGCACGGTGGTGACCATGGCGCCCAGCCTAGGCGGAGGCAGCCACGGCCGCCGCTCCCTTGTGGACGAGGCAGTCGCAGGTGACGGTCAGGCGCGGCCAGTGTGTCACTGGTCACAAAGCGCGACCCCCGAGTTGGAGGTCGGGAAGGACGTACGGGAGAATGGCGTTAACGCACGTGGAGGGGAGTATTCCTTCGCGGCGACATCGTCAGCCCGGCCGATCTTGGCCCGGTGTCGCCGGCTCCGGAACGCTGGAGCGGAAGAGACCTCCGAGGGAACGCGCCATTCTCGACACTTCTCTCGGAGGTATGCCCGGTGGACCTGCACCCGTGGGTTTGGTACCTGACGATCGGCATCCTCGTTGCCGTTCTGATCGTGGACATCTTCGTCATCGGCAGGCGGCCACACGAGCCGTCGATGAAGGAAGCCAGCCTCGCGATCGCCTTCTACGTCGGACTCGCGGTGCTGTTCGGCATCGGCGTCTGGATCTTCACCGGCGGCCAGTTCGCCGGTGAGTTCTTCGCCGGCTGGATCACCGAATACAGCTTGTCTGTCGACAACTTGTTCGTGTTCATCATCATCATGACGCGCTTCAACGTGCCGAGGCAGTTCCAGCAGACAGCGTTGCTGATCGGCATCGTCCTGGCCCTCGTCATGCGCGGCATCTTCATCGCCCTCGGCGCCGCGGCCATCAACAACTTCGCGTGGGTCTTCTACATCTTCGGCGCGTTCCTGCTGTTCACCGGCATCCAGTTCGCCCGCCAGGGCGAGATGGGCGACGAGGACTACAAGGAGAACGCCCTCATCCGTTGGGCGAAGACGCACCTGCCCGCGACGGACAAGTTCAACGGCGTGAAGCTCACTGTCGTGGAGAACGGCAAACGCCTCGTCACCCCGATGCTGATCGTGATGATCGCGCTCGGCTCGACCGACCTGGTGTTCGCGCTCGACTCGATCCCCGCGATCTACGGCCTGACGAACGAGCCGTACCTCGTCTTCACCGCGAACGTGTTCGCGCTGATGGGCCTTCGCCAGCTGTACTTCCTGCTCGGCGGGCTGCTGAACCGCCTGGTGTACTTGACGTACGGCCTCGCCGCGATCCTGGTCTTCATCGGTGTCAAGCTCATCTTGCACGCCCTGCACGAGAACAACCTGCCGTTCATCAACGGCGGCGAGCACCTCGAGGGCGTGCCCGACATCGGCATCGTGGTCTCGCTGTCCGTCATCATCGGCGCGCTCGCCATCACGACGATCGCCAGCCTCGTCCACACCCGCAAGGTGCAGCGCAAGGAAGCGGCGGACGCCGCCAACGGCACGACCTCCGTCGACGCGCAGACGGACAAGAACGACAACGCGCCGACGCGGCCTACACCGTAAGGCGACCGGCCGACGTCAAGGTCTGTTTGCGTCGGCCGGACATCGGTGCCTCCTCGACCGGGTTGCCGGTGCCGGGTGCGTGCAGGATGACGCTCTCGGCACCCGTGGCGAACCCGACGTGCGAGATCTCCTTGCCAGGCTTGGCGAAGAAGAACAGGTCGCCCGCCTGCACCTCGTCCAGCGGCACCGGCTCGGCGAAGTCGGCCTGGTCCTTGGCGTCGCGCGGCACCACGCGTCCGAGCGCCCGGAACGAGATGTGCACCAGGCCCGAGCAGTCCAGCCCGAACGCGCACATCCCGGACCACAGATAGTCCAACCCGACGAACCTGCGCGCCTGCTCCAGCACCGCGGACGCGTCGACCGGCAGCTGCCGGCTCGCCTTGCGTACGAGGAAGCCCTCGTCCAGCCACGCCTGCCCGCCACCGGGCAGGTGGACGAGAGCCGCGCCGTCGGCCTGCGACGCGACCGGGAGGATCGTCGCGTACGAGACGTCGTCGAGCACCGGCGGGCCGCCCGGCGTACGACGCAACACCGCCGTCGACTCGACCACGACCGCTTCCTCGACGCTCGCGGCGGGCGGCGTGGTCAGGTGCGCGAGCGGGACCCAGCCCGGGTAGCCGCGCGGGTCGGCCCCGGACGGCTGCCACGGCACCACGACCCGCGCCCAGCCGTCGCGTTCCTCGAGCAACTCCACCGGCTCGCCGAGCAGCAGCTGCGTGTCCGCGATGCCGTCCAGGCCCAGCCGGGCCTCGCGGTCCTGCGCCGCCGCCCACCCCCGCGGGTCAGCCGCGAGGATCGGCGCGTCGATCGGACGCGGTGATTCCGGGGTCCGCCACAACGTGGTGGTCCGGACGCCGACGGCATGGGTCGCTGAGGTGGTGGTGGGAGGCACCCAGCCAATTTATCCGGGCGAAGGCAGCCAGGGCTCGCGGATGTCGAAGTAGGACAGGTCGGTGTAGAGCGCGCGTTCCCGTTCCCACATCCGCTTCGCGTCCTCCGACGGTTCATTGGCCTCGCCGGCGCGCGCCTCGGCCTCGGTCGTGAAGTACGCGACCTCGGTGAACCCGCTCCCGTCGTCGTGGAACGCCAGCATCGTCCCGAGGAGCTCCGGCCGTTCGACGGCGAGCAGCTTCTCCAGGTCCGACCAGGCGTCGGTCAGCTGGCTCCGGTCGCTGATCCGGCCCTGGATGATCTGGACGAAGCCGGCCTGATCGGACCCTCCGGCGCCGAGCGTGTGGACGTCGGTGCAGTCGTGGAACGTCGCCTCACCGTCCAGCAGCTTCGCGAACTCGTTCCACCAGGCGCCCTGCTCGGGTCGGTCGGAGTTCGCCCGCGCGGACTCGGCGGAGTCGAAGCGGACGACGGAGATCGCCGTGCCGTCCTCGGTGATCCCGGCGGTCGTTCCCAACCAGCCGATCGAGCCTGCCTGCAGTTCGTCGCTCCAACGGCCCATCATCGCCTCGACGGCGTCGACCTGCTTCGTGCGGGCCTGAATGACTTGAACGAACATCTCCCACCTCCAGGAGATCCCCGTGGCGTGGAGCGTTCCACGCTACGCCCGAGTCGAGTGCCGCGCGGTGTAATCGGGCCAGTTCACCCCCGCCCAGTGCCCGAACAGGTCCCGGTACAGCGTCGAGGTCTCGAGCAGCGTGTCGTGCGTACCCAATGCCGCCTTCGATCCGTCCAGAACGAGCACCTGCCGCGCACGCCGCGCCGAGCTGATCCGGTGCGCGATCACGATCAGCGTCCCGGGTCGCCGTCCGAACGCCTCCTCCGCGCGTTCCTCCGCGACCGGGTCGAGGTGGCAGGTCGCCTCGTCGAGCACGACGACGGGTGCGGGGGAGACGTACGCCCGAACGAGCGCGATCAGCTGCCGCTCGCCGGCCGACAGCCCGCCGGGGTCGATCTCGGCGTGTAGCCCGCCCAGCCGGGCGAGCAGCGGCTCCGCACCCACCGCACCCGCGGCGTTTGCGAGCTCGACAGGAGAGACATCGGGGTTGAGGTAGCTCACGTTCTCCAGGACCGTGCCGGCGAAGACGTACGCCTCCTGCGGGATCAGCACCCGCAGCGACGCGAGCTGCGAGGGGGCGAGCGACTCGACCGGCACGCCACCGAGCTCGACGGCGCCCTCTCCGGGTCGGAGCAGCCCGCACAGCAGCCCGGCGAGCGTGGACTTGCCGATGCCACTCGGCCCGACGATCGCGAGGTGCGTTCCGTACGGCACGGTCAGGTCGAGGTCGGACAGGACGGGGTCCGCCTGCGGCCCGTACGCGAACGTCAGCCCGCGCACAGCCAGGTCCGGCGGCGCACCGGCCCCGACCTCGGCCCGCCGCGGTGGCTCCGAGAACGCGGCGCCGGTGGACAGGATCCGCCTCAGCGTGACGATGTAGCGGACGCCGGTGTCGCCGAGCGCGTTCATCAGCGTCCGCAGCGTCGACTGCAGGCCGAACAGGACGTACGTCAGGCCGCCGAGGATCGCGCCGGCGCTGAGCCCGCGCGACACCAGCCACGGTCCGCCGGCCAGTAGGACAAGCAGTGGCAGCCAGCCGCCGATCGCGAAGCAGAGCGTCCGGAGCGCCGCGACGCGGGCGAGCGCGCGTTCGGCGGCGGCCTGGGTGGCGATCGGCCGTTCGACCATCGCCGCGGCCTCGTCCTCGGCGCCGCAGGCCGCGACGTCCCGGGTGCCGGCGAGCACGGTGCCGGCGACGGTGGCGAGGCGTTCGTCGGCGTACATCGACTCGCGGTGGCGGCGGCTCGCGAGCCCGAGGGTGCCGGCGAACAGGCCGACACCGAGCAGGAACGGCGGCAGGATCAGCACGACCATCGCCGGCGCGACTGACGCGAGCCCCACCGCGACGCCGGCCGCGGTGGCGGCGAAGCTGAGGACGACGACGAGCAGGCCCGCGTACGAGTCGCGCACGATCTCGACCTGCCGGGTCAGCCGGGCGACCGCGCCGTCGTCCGCCTCACCCGCGACGCTGCGGCGCAACGCCCCACCGACCACGCGACGGACCAGGTCGTCGCGGAACGGTTCGACCAACGAGCCGAGCCCGCGGTACAGCTGCCGCGCGCCCACAGCGCCGACCAGTGAGCCGCCGACGAACGCGGCCAGCCAGGCGGCGCCGACCATCGGCTTGCCGGCCAGGAATCCCTCGTCCAGCGCTCGCGCGACCGCGAGGCCCGAGATCGCCGTCGGGATCGCCTGCACCAGCGACCAGAGCGCGAGCCCGAGCGTCGCCGGCCGGCGGATCGACCGCCAGGTGAACCCGAGCGGCCCGGTCATCGGAACAGGTCCCGGTACGACCGGTCGTTCTGCAGCTCGGCATGCGTGCCGATCGCCCGGATGTGCCCGCCGTCCAGCCACACGACGAGGTCGGCGCGCGCGGCGGTGGCGGCCCGGTGCGTGACGATCAGCCGGGTACGCCGGATGCCGCCGCCGTCGTGGGTCAGCGTCTGCCCGATCTGCATCTCGGTGACCATGTCCAGGCTCGCGGTCGCGTCGTCGAGGACGAGCACGCGGTCGGCCTGCCAGGCACGGGCGAGCCCGAGCCGCTGCCGTTCGCCGCCGGACATCGGGGCCAGCTCGAGCGGCGTTTCGTAGCCGTCGGGCAGCCGGCTGACGAACTCGTGCGCGTGGGTCGAGCGTGCCATCGCCTCGACGACGACCTTGTCCTGCCGCCCGCCGAGCTCGATCGTGCGCCGGATCGTGCCGCCGAACAGCGTGGGACGTTCGAACGCGCAGCCGATCGCGTCGCGCAGCGCGTCGTGGTCGAGCTCGCTCAGCGGCACGCCGTCCAGGAAGACCTGCCCTTCGTCGGGATCGCGAAGCCGGCCAGCCACAGCGGCGAGGACGGACTTGCCCGCACCCGACGGGCCGACGATCGCGACCGAAGATCCGCCTTCCACCGTGAGGGAAACGCCGCCGAGTAGGACCGTGTCGTCGTCCGCTCGCACGGTCACCGAACGGAGCTCGAGCCGCCCTGGTCCGGCGGGCAGTGCGCGGTCGCCGTACGTCGTGGGCTCGATCGCGAAGATCTCGGCGAGCCGGCGCGCGCTGGCTCGGGCGCGCGCCAGCTCGCCCAGCACGCCGCTGAGCGATCCGAGTCCGGCGCCGAGGACCGCGTACTGGCTGGCCGCGAACAGCTCGCCGGCGGAGATTCGCCCGTCCGCCAAGGCGAAACCCCCGACGGCGAGCACCGCGACGAGGACGAGCGGCCCGACGACCGCGGCCTGCGCGCCCGACGAGGCGAGCACCCGCCAGGTGCGGGAGCCCTGCTCGTGCAGCTCCGGGAGGGAGGCGAGAACGCGGCGTTCCTCGCGGTCGACGGTGCCCGCCGCGGCGATCGTCCTCGCGCCGCCGAGGGCTTCGGTGAGCCGGGCGGCGATCTTGGCCTGGATACGCAAGTAGTCCTCGACGATCTCCGCCGTACGACGGGCGAAGACCACGAGGACGAGCACGACGAGCACGACTCCGCCCGCGAACGCGACGACCAGCCACCAGTCGATGAACGCGAGCAGGACGAGCGCTCCGGTCGGCGGAATGCCCGCGGTGATGAGCGAGATCAGCGCCGGTCCGGCCTGTGCGGCGTCGACGGTGTTGCCGGACAGCCGGCTGACGAGGTCGCCCGCGTCGAACTGGCGGGTGCGGTCGGGTCCGGCGGCGAGCACCCGGCGGACGACGCGGTTGCGCAGCCAGGCCGTGGTCTTGGCCGAGGTCGCGGTGTCGGCGAAGTCGTCGACAAGATCACAGGCGACGGCGAGCGCGATCAGTCCGGCGGCGATCGCGAGCCAGCGGGTGATGTCCCCGTGGGCGACGAGCGCGTCGACCGTACGCCCCAGAACGGTCGGCAGCGCGAGCGTCACCGCCGTACCGGCGAGGCCGGTCACCGCGAGCGGAACGAGCCAACCGCCACCGCGCCGGGCGATCGCGCCGAACGAGGTCATGGCCCACCGACCTGCAAGCCGGTGTTGACAGCGAGGAACGCGAGCAGGTCGGCGGCGACGTCGACCGAGGCGCTCACCGCCTGCGCGCCGTGGCCGGCGTCGCGTTCGGTGCGGATCAGCACGGGGCGTTCGCTCGTGCTCGCCCACTGCAGCGCGGCGCAGGTCTTGCGGGCGTGCAGCGGGTCGACGCGGGTGTCGCTGGCAAACACGTTGAACAGCACGGCCGGGTAGGCGGTCTGGGCGGACACGTGGTGGTACGGCGAGTAGCCGAGCAGCCAGCCGACCTGCTCCGGGTCGTTCGCTGTCCCGTACTCGGTGCGCCAGCTCGGTCCGAGCCCGGTGAGCTCGTACCTGGCCATGTCGAGCAACGGTGCCGAAGCGACCGCTGCGGCGAACAGGTCCGGCCGTTGGGTGATCGCGGCGCCGACGGTGAGGCCGCCGTTCGACTCGCCGCACGCGCCGAGCTGGTCGGCGGTCGTCCAGCCGTCGGCGATGAGGTGTTCGGCCGCCGCGACGAAGTCGTCGAACGTGTTCTGCTTCTGGGCAAGGGTTCCGGCACGGTGCCAGTCGGCGCCTTCCTCGCTGCCGCCGCGGAGCTGGACGGCCGCGAACGCGCCACCCGCCTCGACCCAGGCGAGCGTGAAGCTGGAGTACGAGGGGGACATCGGCACGCCGAATCCGCCGTACCCGTAGAGGATCGTGGGCCGTGGGCCTGTGCGGTCAGGGCGGGTGAGGACGACCATCCGCACCGGCGTTCCGTCGGCGGAGGGATAGAGGACGTCGTGCGCCTCGACGTTCGGCACCCCTCGATGCGTCGCGGCCGCTGGGGCGACGGTGCCGGTCCTCGCGTCGAACACGTAGACGGCCTCGGGCGTGACGTGGTCGGCGTAGCCGAACCACAGCTCGTGCGCGTTGCTCGGGCGGGTGGTCAGGCCGGTCACGGTGCCGATGCCCGGCAGCCGGATCGCGCCGACGCGCTCGCCGGTGTGGAGATCGTGGAGGGACAGGCTGCTGGCCGCGTGCTGGATGGTCGCGACGACGAGCAGCGGCCGCTGCAGGCCGTCGAGGACGGCGAAGTCGGCGAGCACGCTGCCGGTCTCGGCGCGGACGAGGTCGGTCCAGTGCTCCGGCGCGGGCTTGGCAGGGTCGGTGACGCAGACGCGGCCGTACGGTGCGTCGACGGTCGTGGCGAGGTAGAGCCGCCCGTCCGGAGCGACGTTGGCGACGGTCTGCCCGGCGAGATTCTCCTGAACTGCTTGGAAGATCGGGCTCTCTGGGGATGACGCGTGGAGGTCGGCGAGGTAGACGTCGTTCGCCGCGCTCGTCCCCGCGGTGGCGGAGACGACGAGCCAGCGGCCGTCGGCACTCATGCCGAGCCCGTACGACGTCGTTTCCGCGCGTCCGTTGCCGAACACCTCGACGTCCTGCTCCGCTGGCTTGGCCACGCGGTGCAGCCAGACGCGCCACGCGCTGAGGTCGGCGAGCGCGCGGACGTAGTAGAACGCGGAGCCGTCGGCGAGCCAGGCGATGGGGGAGTAGCGCACGCGGTCGATCGGCCCGTCGATGCCGTTCTCGGCGTCGACGTCGATGACATACAGCTGGCCGCGTTCGGTGCCGGCGCTGGAGAGCTGGACGGTGACGTACCGCCCGGTGGGATCGGGTTGCCAGTGGTCGAGCGTGATCGTGCCGCTGCTGTCCAGGGCGACCGGGTCGAGCAGTGCCGTCTCGGTGCCGTCCTCGCGCGCGACGTAGAGAATCGCGTGCTCCTGTTGAGGATCGCGGCGAAGATAGAACGCGCGGCTGCCGCGCCACGACGGCAGCGTGATCGATCCGACCGCGCTCAGCTCGGCGATGCGGTCTCTCATTGGTACCTGGCCTGCGAGGTTGTCCTCGACGTACTCGCGCCAGAGCGTGTCCTGTGCGCTCTGCCAGCGCTGGGTCTCTGGGCTGGCCGGGTCCTCCAGCCAGCGGTACGGGTCGGGTACGCGGTGGCCGTACAGGTCGTCAACGATGGGTTGACGGGCGGCTTCCGGGTACCTCATAAACGGACACATCCTCCTTGCGTACGGGTAGATCCCGGGTCGGACCACGAGGGGGCCGACCCGGGATCCGGGCGCCTACGCTCAGTGGCAGAGCAGCAGGCTGAGGTTGCTCGGGCGACGGGAGCCGCAGCCGAGCAGGGTGAGCGTGCTACCGCCACCGTGTCCGCCGCCGTGCCCACCCGGGGTCTCGAGTCCCTGGAGGTCGAGGAGAGCCATGTTGTTACACCACCTTTCGAGGTCTAGTCGTTGCTGGGGTATTCGGACCGCCCACCAGTACCGGGCGGTCCGAAGAACGGGAGGTACACCGGAGCGTCGTGCTCGACGGTGCCCAGGGCGAACAGGACTCCGGCGGTGCCGGTCGAGAAGTCCATCGAGAGTCTGAGGAGCTGGTCGCCGGGAAACGCGAGTCCACCCGCATGGGTCATCGCGTGCCAGCGCAGGCCGCGGATCAGCAGGTCCGCGCTGTCGTCTCCGTCCGGAACGAAGCCGCCGCGGCGCAGCGCGCCGACCATCGCGAGCATGCTGGCGCGGCCGGCGAACAGGCCGGACTGGACGAAGTAGCCGGCTCGGGCGACGGCGCTCAGGTCGCGCAGGTCGGCGGTGAGATCCTCGTCCCGCCGGTGCCGGAGGTAGCGTGCCAGGGCGAGCGCGATGCCCGCCGAGCCCTCGTCGAGGTACGGGAGCGTTCGCCAACCCTGGTTGACCTGCAGGGTGCCGTCCTCACCGCGGATGCAGCGCCGGAGGTCCTGGTAGATCGCGGTCGTCGCGTGGTCGAGCAGCGCCGAGTCGCCGGTCCGCTCGTACGCGCGGACGAACAGCAGCGCGAGGCCGGAGGAGCCGTACATCAGCCCGGCGCGGGCGAAGCCACCGCCGCTGATCTCCGGCACGTCCATCGGCTCGCCGAGGCGGTCGGCCGTGACCGCGACGATCCGGTCGGCCAGGTCGAGCAGCTTCGACTCGCCGGCGCGGTCGCCGAGGTGCATGAGGTTGAGCCCGATGCCGGCGAGGCCGGAACGCAGGCCCAGCTCGAGGTTGTCGTCCAGCAGGGCGAGAGAGCGTTCGACGACGTCAAGGGCCTCTTGACGGTGGCCGAGCTGGTCCAGGACGAACGCGACCCCATGCAGGCCGTCGTAGAAGCCGGCCGGAGTGTCAGCCGCGGGCTCGACGGCGTGCTTGAGCAGCCAGTCCTCGTACTCGGGGAACCGTCCGGCGCCGGTCGCGTCGAGCGCGAACAGCACGCCGGCGGCGCCGGTGGCGAGGTTGATGCCGCCGCCGGGGAAGAACTGCATCGGATCGCCGGGGAACAGCCGGTCGGTACGTTCCGGGGTCGCGCTCGCGACGATCGCCGTACGCAGCGCGTCGCGGAGCTCCACCCACGGCGCGTTGCCTGGCATCGGAACGTCGTCGAACGAGGTCCGTTCCTTCTTGTGCCGGCCGAGGATCGTGTCGACGGCACGCGTGGTGGCCTTGGCCTGGTCGGGACCCTGGAAGACGTCGCCGACGACGCCGCCGAGCTGGGCTGCCTTGGCGAGGTTCATGTTCAGCTGCACGGTGGTCTGTGGCGCGAACAGGTGCAGGTGCATGCAGGCGAGCGCGTACCTGTCGGAGTCCGCGCCGGTCCGTTCGGCCGGCGGCTGGAAGCCGGGATGCGCAAGCGTGGAACGGGATTCGTCCTCGACGAGCGTCGACACCTCGAAGTCGATCAGCACCATGCGGTCGTCGGTCGAGACAAGGATGTTGTCCGGGTGTAGATCGCCGAACACCACGCCGCGCTCGTGGAACGCGGCGATCGCCTGCTCGACGCGCTCCATCATGCCCAAGGCCCATTGGGTGTAGCGGGCGAGCTCGCCCCTCGGCGGGTCGGGGTGCGTGAGCGGGTAGCGGTTGACGATGAGGCGCTGCAGCGGGCTGCCGTCGATGTGCTCGAGCACGAGGAAGTGGTGGTCGCCGAGTTGGAAGTAGTCGAGCAGCTCGGGGACGACGTCCAAGCCGGCAAGGCGTTCGAGGATGTCCCGCTCGTGCAGCAGCCGGGCCACCGCGTCCCGGCCGATCGCGTCGAGGCCGGCGTGCGGGCGGGCCTCCTTGAGCACGACGTACTTGTCGGTGCGCTTGTCCTTCGCGAGGTAGACCCCACCGCCGTTGGAGAAGTGGACGGCGCTCTCGACCTGGTACGGGATGTCCTCGACCGACACCGAGTTACGGGCCGCCAAGTGGGGTTGGAGAAACTCCGGCATCTCCACCCAGTCGGGGAGTGCGAAGACCGGACCGCGTACGTCGGGCACCAGCTCGCCGTCCGCGTTCTCGAGGGCGAGGACGCGCGTGCCGGTGTCGGACAGGCAGTAGCGCTCCATGAACCCGCCGTACCTGACGAAGAGCGGGCCTTTTCCGTACCTGAGGTCGCTCAGAATGTACGGTCCCTGGACGCCTTGGAGAAGGGCGTCGAGCTCGTCGAGGATGGTGTGGAGCTGGGCGTCGTCGGCCGGATAGATCGTGACGAGCTTGCCGCTCGAGCCGCGGAACGCGGCCTTCGAGTTCAGCATGATCATGACCGGACGGCTGCGCAGATACTTGAACGGGATGCCGCGGGAGACGCAGTAGTCCCACACCGTCTCGAGCGTGCGGTCGGCGTCGGAGAGGCTCGACGAGACGTGGATCTTCCAACCCTGCTGAGGAGTTGGGGCCATCGGGGGAGCGAAGTAGAGCCAGGTCTCGTCGGCGTGGTGGACCCAACCCTCGGGGAAGCTACGGCCGACGACGCTGAAGTCCGGCTCGCCGGTCTCACCGGCGTGCGGCGCGTCGTAGAACAGTTGGTCGACCAAGCAGTAGAGGTCGTACTGTTCGATGGCTTCGGGATCCACGTCCATCATCTTGGGCCGGGTCCGGATTCTCAAACAGTGCATGGCGTCATCAAACTCACATGAAGTCCACACTTCCCAATGTGCATTCTTCATGCCCGGAAGTGCGACAAACGCAATGCGTGATGTTCAGCTGAAAAGGGCATGCCAAAGGTTTGCGTAGACGAATTGAGTCGTCCCGCATCGTGAATTGCCTAGTCCGAATGGACTATTTCGTGTAGCCCGAACGGGCACCCGTGGTAGAGGTCCTAGATCCAGCCCGCGTCGCGCGCGATCCGTACGGCGTCGATGCGGTTGCGCGCACCGAGCTTGGTGATGACCGCGGACAGGTAGTTGCGCACAGTGCCGGCCGCGAGAGAGAGCTGGCAAGCGATCTCCGGCACGGACGATCCCTCGGCGGCCGAGGCGAGCACCTCGTGTTCGCGTTCGGTCAATGGCCCGTCAGGATTGAGCAAAGCCGACATGGCGAGCTCGGAGTCGATCACGCACTCTCCGGAGGCGACGCGGCGGATCGTGTCGGCGAGCTGGTTCGGCGGCGCGTCCTTGACGACGAAGCCGCGTACGTTCGCATCGAGCGCACGTCGCAGTGTGCGTGGGCTTGTCGTACTGCTGAGTAATACGGTCCGGCAGTACGGCACCTCTTCTTGCAGCTTCCGCGCGGCGGAGAGCCCATCCACGCCAGGGATTCCGATGTCGAACACGATGACGTCGGGCTTGACCTTGCGGGCGGCCGGAACGATGTACTCCGTGCTGTCGATCTCGGCGACGACGTTGATGTCGTCCTCTCCGGCGAGCAGCGCGACGAGCGCGCCCCGGATCAAGGCCATGTCCTCCGCGAGCAAGACGCGGATAGCGGTGTCGTTCACGAGTGCGGGCCCCTCCCTTGGCGCCAGATTGCGGGCGTCATGCAACCCACGACCGTGCTGAAAAGTTGTCAGTACAGCCCTGTGCCGAGCTAGGGATGGTGCTCAATGAGCATTACGAGTCCACACACTGTGAGCTCCCCCTCGTTCCGCTTGCCCCAACGTGTTAAAGATGACGTTACGCCGTTAGTTACGGGTGTGACGTGGAATTCTTCGGATTCACGCCCCGTTATCCCGAAGGGGTCCTTGTCCGGATGCGGCTGAATTGGACGACGAATTAGTGTTTGCGCAGGCCACTGCCGGTTACTCACGAGTTACGCGGGATCGCTCAGCGTGAGATTTCCCACTCCCAGGCCCGGCGTGTCCGGAAGGACGATGTTAGCCCCTTTGTAATGCATTCCGCCCGTTATGGGCGATTTAGTCAACCACCACGCCGCATCGAGATCACACGCCAGCGTCGTGCCCTGTGCCGCGGCGAGGCTCGCGGCGGCACCGACGCCGATCGGACCCTCCATCATCGAGCCGATCGTGGTGCCAACGCCGCACTGCTCGGCGAGGGCGAGCAT is part of the Tenggerimyces flavus genome and encodes:
- a CDS encoding response regulator transcription factor, with protein sequence MNDTAIRVLLAEDMALIRGALVALLAGEDDINVVAEIDSTEYIVPAARKVKPDVIVFDIGIPGVDGLSAARKLQEEVPYCRTVLLSSTTSPRTLRRALDANVRGFVVKDAPPNQLADTIRRVASGECVIDSELAMSALLNPDGPLTEREHEVLASAAEGSSVPEIACQLSLAAGTVRNYLSAVITKLGARNRIDAVRIARDAGWI
- the lanKC gene encoding class III lanthionine synthetase LanKC produces the protein MDPEAIEQYDLYCLVDQLFYDAPHAGETGEPDFSVVGRSFPEGWVHHADETWLYFAPPMAPTPQQGWKIHVSSSLSDADRTLETVWDYCVSRGIPFKYLRSRPVMIMLNSKAAFRGSSGKLVTIYPADDAQLHTILDELDALLQGVQGPYILSDLRYGKGPLFVRYGGFMERYCLSDTGTRVLALENADGELVPDVRGPVFALPDWVEMPEFLQPHLAARNSVSVEDIPYQVESAVHFSNGGGVYLAKDKRTDKYVVLKEARPHAGLDAIGRDAVARLLHERDILERLAGLDVVPELLDYFQLGDHHFLVLEHIDGSPLQRLIVNRYPLTHPDPPRGELARYTQWALGMMERVEQAIAAFHERGVVFGDLHPDNILVSTDDRMVLIDFEVSTLVEDESRSTLAHPGFQPPAERTGADSDRYALACMHLHLFAPQTTVQLNMNLAKAAQLGGVVGDVFQGPDQAKATTRAVDTILGRHKKERTSFDDVPMPGNAPWVELRDALRTAIVASATPERTDRLFPGDPMQFFPGGGINLATGAAGVLFALDATGAGRFPEYEDWLLKHAVEPAADTPAGFYDGLHGVAFVLDQLGHRQEALDVVERSLALLDDNLELGLRSGLAGIGLNLMHLGDRAGESKLLDLADRIVAVTADRLGEPMDVPEISGGGFARAGLMYGSSGLALLFVRAYERTGDSALLDHATTAIYQDLRRCIRGEDGTLQVNQGWRTLPYLDEGSAGIALALARYLRHRRDEDLTADLRDLSAVARAGYFVQSGLFAGRASMLAMVGALRRGGFVPDGDDSADLLIRGLRWHAMTHAGGLAFPGDQLLRLSMDFSTGTAGVLFALGTVEHDAPVYLPFFGPPGTGGRSEYPSND